In the genome of Pempheris klunzingeri isolate RE-2024b chromosome 3, fPemKlu1.hap1, whole genome shotgun sequence, one region contains:
- the LOC139224302 gene encoding histone H1-like: MAEVAPAPAPAAAPAKAAKKKVSKPKKPAGPSVSELILKAVSASKERSGVSAAAVKKALAAGGYDVDKNKARVKTAIKSLVAKGALLQTKGTGASGSFKMNKKAEPKPKKPAKKAAPKAKKPAAKKPAAAKKPAAAAKKSPKKVKKPAAAAAKKVAKSPKKVAKATKKVAKSPKKAAKSPKKVLKKAPAAKKSPAKKVAKPKVKKAAAAKKK, from the coding sequence ATGGCAGAAGTGGCTCCAGCTCCGGCTCCGGCCGCCGCCCCGGCTAAAGCGGCCAAGAAGAAGGTCTCCAAGCCCAAGAAGCCCGCCGGCCCCAGCGTCAGCGAGCTCATCCTGAAAGCGGTGTCCGCCTCCAAGGAGCGGAGCGGCGTGTCCGCGGCCGCCGTCAAGAAGGCTCTGGCCGCCGGAGGCTACGATGTGGACAAGAACAAGGCCCGCGTCAAGACCGCCATCAAGAGCCTGGTGGCCAAGGGCGCCCTGCTCCAGACCAAGGGGACCGGGGCCTCCGGATCCTTCAAGATGAACAAGAAGGCCGAACCCAAGCCCAAGAAGCCGGCCAAGAAAGCCGCTCCCAAAGCCAAGAAGCCCGCAGCCAAGAAACCCGCAGCGGCCAAGAAGCCGGCAGCAGCCGCCAAGAAGTCCCCCAAGAAGGTCAAGAAGCCCGCGGCGGCGGCGGCCAAGAAAGTCGCCAAGAGCCCCAAGAAAGTCGCCAAGGCCACCAAGAAAGTCGCCAAGAGCCCCAAGAAAGCCGCCAAGAGCCCCAAGAAGGTGCTGAAAAAGGCCCCTGCAGCCAAGAAGTCTCCCGCTAAGAAGGTGGCCAAGCCCAAAGTcaagaaggcagcagcagccaagaaGAAGTGA
- the LOC139198617 gene encoding histone H2B 1/2: MPEPAKAAPKKGSKKAVSKATKTGKKKRKTRKESYAIYVYKVLKQVHPDTGISSKAMLIMNSFVSDIFERIAGEASRLAHYNKRSTITSREIQTAVRLLLPGELAKHAVSEGTKAVTKYTSSK; this comes from the coding sequence ATGCCTGAACCCGCCAAGGCTGCACCCAAGAAGGGCTCCAAGAAGGCCGTGTCTAAGGCCACCAAGACcggcaagaagaagaggaagaccagGAAGGAGAGCTACGCCATCTACGTGTACAAGGTCCTCAAGCAGGTCCACCCCGACACCGGCATCTCGTCCAAGGCCATGCTGATCATGAACTCGTTCGTCAGCGACATCTTTGAGCGCATCGCCGGTGAGGCCTCCCGTCTGGCTCACTACAACAAGcgctccaccatcacctccagggaGATCCAGACCGCCGTCCGCCTGCTGCTGCCCGGTGAGCTGGCCAAGCACGCCGTATCCGAGGGCACCAAGGCTGTCACCAAGTACACCAGCTCCAAGTAA
- the LOC139224592 gene encoding histone H2A-like: MSGRGKTGGKARAKAKTRSSRAGLQFPVGRVHRLLRKGNYAERVGAGAPVYLAAVLEYLTAEILELAGNAARDNKKTRIIPRHLQLAVRNDEELNKLLGGVTIAQGGVLPNIQAVLLPKKTEKPAKK; the protein is encoded by the coding sequence ATGAGTGGACGCGGTAAAACCGGCGGAAAAGCCCGAGCAAAGGCAAAGACCCGCTCCTCCCGTGCCGGGCTCCAGTTCCCAGTCGGCCGCGTTCACAGGCTGCTGCGCAAAGGCAACTATGCGGAGCGTGTGGGTGCCGGAGCCCCCGTCTACCTGGCGGCTGTGCTGGAGTACCTGACCGCTGAGATCCTGGAGCTGGCTGGAAACGCCGCCCGCGACAACAAGAAGACCCGGATCATCCCCCGTCACCTGCAGCTGGCCGTCCGCAACGACGAGGAGCTCAACAAGCTGCTGGGCGGAGTGACCATCGCTCAGGGCGGCGTGCTGCCCAACATCCAGGCGGTCCTGCTGCCCAAGAAGACCGAGAAGCCCGCCAAGAAGTAA
- the LOC139224431 gene encoding histone H3 codes for MARTKQTARKSTGGKAPRKQLATKAARKSAPATGGVKKPHRYRPGTVALREIRRYQKSTELLIRKLPFQRLVREIAQDFKTDLRFQSSAVMALQEASEAYLVGLFEDTNLCAIHAKRVTIMPKDIQLARRIRGERA; via the coding sequence ATGGCAAGAACCAAGCAGACCGCTCGCAAGTCCACCGGAGGCAAAGCCCCCAGGAAGCAGCTGGCCACCAAGGCCGCCCGCAAGAGCGCCCCGGCCACCGGCGGCGTCAAGAAGCCCCACCGTTACAGGCCCGGTACCGTGGCTCTGAGAGAGATCCGTCGCTACCAGAAATCCACCGAGCTGCTCATCCGCAAGCTGCCCTTCCAGCGCCTGGTCCGTGAGATCGCTCAGGACTTCAAGACCGACCTGCGCTTCCAGAGCTCCGCCGTCATGGCTCTGCAGGAGGCCAGCGAGGCTTACCTGGTCGGACTCTTCGAGGACACCAACCTGTGCGCCATCCACGCCAAGAGGGTCACCATCATGCCCAAGGACATCCAGCTGGCCCGCCGCATCCGCGGAGAGAGAGCTtag
- the LOC139198636 gene encoding histone H2B 1/2, giving the protein MPEPAKAAPKKGSKKAVSKATKTGKKKRKTRKESYAIYVYKVLKQVHPDTGISSKAMLIMNSFVSDIFERIAGEASRLAHYNKRSTITSREIQTAVRLLLPGELAKHAVSEGTKAVTKYTSSK; this is encoded by the coding sequence ATGCCTGAACCCGCCAAGGCTGCACCCAAGAAGGGCTCCAAGAAGGCCGTGTCTAAGGCCACCAAGACcggcaagaagaagaggaagaccagGAAGGAGAGCTACGCCATCTACGTGTACAAGGTCCTCAAGCAGGTCCACCCCGACACCGGCATCTCGTCCAAGGCCATGCTGATCATGAACTCGTTTGTCAGCGACATCTTTGAGCGCATCGCCGGTGAGGCCTCCCGTCTGGCTCACTACAACAAGcgctccaccatcacctccagggaGATCCAGACCGCCGTCCGCCTGCTGCTGCCCGGTGAGCTGGCCAAGCACGCCGTGTCCGAGGGCACCAAGGCTGTCACCAAGTACACCAGCTCCAAGTAA
- the LOC139199266 gene encoding histone H4: MSGRGKGGKGLGKGGAKRHRKVLRDNIQGITKPAIRRLARRGGVKRISGLIYEETRGVLKVFLENVIRDAVTYTEHAKRKTVTAMDVVYALKRQGRTLYGFGG; encoded by the coding sequence ATGAGCGGAAGaggcaaaggaggaaaaggactCGGTAAAGGAGGCGCCAAGCGGCACCGTAAAGTCCTCCGTGATAACATCCAGGGCATCACCAAGCCCGCTATCCGCCGTCTGGCTCGCCGCGGCGGAGTCAAGCGGATCTCCGGTCTGATCTACGAGGAGACCCGCGGTGTGCTCAAGGTCTTCCTGGAGAACGTCATCCGGGATGCCGTCACCTACACCGAGCACGCCAAGAGGAAGACCGTGACCGCCATGGATGTGGTGTACGCCCTCAAGAGGCAGGGCCGAACCCTCTACGGCTTCGGAGGTTAA
- the LOC139224318 gene encoding histone H1-like — translation MAEVAPAPAPAAAPAKAAKKKVSKPKKPAGPSVSELILKAVSASKERSGVSAAAVKKALAAGGYDVDKNKARVKTAIKSLVAKGALLQTKGTGASGSFKMNKKAEPKPKKPAKKAAPKAKKPAAKKPAAAKKPAAAAKKSPKKVKKPAAAAAKKVAKSPKKVAKATKKVAKSPKKAAKSPKKVVKKAPAAKKSPAKKVAKPKVKKAAAAKKK, via the coding sequence ATGGCAGAAGTGGCTCCAGCTCCGGCTCCGGCCGCCGCCCCGGCTAAAGCGGCCAAGAAGAAGGTCTCCAAGCCCAAGAAGCCCGCCGGCCCCAGCGTCAGCGAGCTCATCCTGAAAGCGGTGTCCGCCTCCAAGGAGCGGAGCGGCGTGTCCGCGGCCGCCGTCAAGAAGGCTCTGGCCGCCGGAGGCTACGATGTGGACAAGAACAAGGCCCGCGTCAAGACCGCCATCAAGAGCCTGGTGGCCAAGGGCGCCCTGCTCCAGACCAAGGGGACCGGGGCCTCCGGGTCCTTCAAGATGAACAAGAAGGCCGAACCCAAGCCCAAGAAGCCGGCCAAGAAAGCCGCTCCCAAAGCCAAGAAGCCCGCAGCCAAGAAACCCGCAGCGGCCAAGAAGCCGGCAGCAGCCGCCAAGAAGTCCCCCAAGAAGGTCAAGAAGCCCGCGGCGGCGGCGGCCAAGAAAGTCGCCAAGAGCCCCAAGAAAGTCGCCAAGGCCACCAAGAAAGTCGCCAAGAGCCCCAAGAAAGCTGCCAAGAGCCCCAAGAAGGTGGTGAAAAAGGCCCCTGCAGCCAAGAAGTCTCCCGCTAAGAAGGTGGCCAAGCCCAAAGTcaagaaggcagcagcagccaagaaGAAGTGA